The stretch of DNA TCCCGAGCACGCCGCCGAAGCGCATCGGCGCCTGGAGGCGGGTGGCGTACGGGGGCGTCTGATCCTCGCCTTCTGACAGCCGATCCCGGTGACCCGGAGTGGTTCTTCGCGCGTGGAGGGTGGATTTCGTGAGTAGCTGTGTCGCATGGGGTCAGGAGGAGACCCGGAACGTCAGAGACGCCGACAGGGAGCGACGGGCCGCGCTGCGCCACTTCCTCAGATCCCGCCGCGCCCGGCTCTCGCCCGGTGACGTCGGGCTGAGGGTGGGCGGGCGGCGGAACACGCCGGGCCTGCGGCGCGAAGAGGTCGCCGTGCTGGCCGGGGTGAGCGCCTCCTGGTACACGTGGCTCGAACAGGGCAGGGAGATCAAGGTCTCCGAGGACGTGCTCGAAGCGGTCAGCAAGGCGCTCAACCTGGACCGCACCGAGCATGCCCACCTGTATCTGCTGGCCGGGATGAATCCGCCGGCCGCCCGGCAGGAGATGTCCCCGGAGGAGCTGTGCCGGCTTCGGCTCGCCGTCGAGGTGTGGCAGCCGGCTCCGGCCTTCGTGGTCGACCGGTACTGGAACGTCCTGGCGAGCAACGCACCCGCGCGCGCACTCCTCGGCGTGCAGGAAGCGGGCTCCAACTACCTCTGGTCGTTCTT from Streptomyces tsukubensis encodes:
- a CDS encoding helix-turn-helix transcriptional regulator is translated as MSSCVAWGQEETRNVRDADRERRAALRHFLRSRRARLSPGDVGLRVGGRRNTPGLRREEVAVLAGVSASWYTWLEQGREIKVSEDVLEAVSKALNLDRTEHAHLYLLAGMNPPAARQEMSPEELCRLRLAVEVWQPAPAFVVDRYWNVLASNAPARALLGVQEAGSNYLWSFFTDGRNRNRYPHWLDVASRLVGQFRVQAVRFLDDPNFEHLARRLCSASKDFDRLWAGHETRGSGIATVEVRPAPGRRGAFHHVVMGLHQRSEPLLMLYLPAQIAGDRVG